Within Pirellulales bacterium, the genomic segment ATGGTCGTTTCCAGTATCAGGGCTTTTCGGAAGCTCACCACAAGGAAAATGCCGCCGAGCGATGCGTACAGCGCACATCATCGTCGATCGCAATATTTCCGAGTGCGAATTATGATCCAACTGCCGTGCCACAGATTTGATCGAATGCTTCTTCAGCTAATTCGATCGCTAGTCGCCAAGTCGCGGGTAACAAGCCCTTAATGGCATTGAGGATTGGCTTGATCTTCTTATAGATCGGGCAGATCTGACCGGGAATTCCTGCCAAGTCCAGACCTGCGGGAACAGCGGATCGTGATTGTAGATACGAAGTCAGACCTGACCTTACTTGACTGTCAGCCGCCTGCACCTGCACGTCCAGGGATCCTGCCGCTTGCGGTGCGACTCCCGCATTTCCAGCCTTGCATATGGTGTCCATGATGCCCATGAACTCGTTTACGACAACTTTCCAATTGGCAGGTAGAAATGGGGTGGCGATGATCACTTGCAGGATTGGCTTGAGCATCGCATAAACCGAACAGATCGAGTCGATAGGCGGGCTAGCCTCGAACTTGAGATTTGGCACATTGCTTAAGAAAGCTTGGCCACTATTAGCCGCACTTGAGAACAGCGAGCGAAGCGCTGTCCCGTTAGGAACTCCCAATCCGGTGCATGGGTCGGGCCCGATAGCCGCGAAGTAACTTCCGTTCGATCCCTGGGTAATGTCCACAAAAGCGTTGGGGTTCTGCCAAAGCTTGGGAGCTACCCAGCCGAGTCTTCGACCAAAAGATGCAAACAATCCCGCATAGAACGGGGCGACAGCACTAGTTCCGCCGATCTGCACTTCAGTTCCGTTAACCACGACAAGATAGCCCGTATTCGGATCAGCATTCGCCGCCACATCGGGCACCATTCGGCCACCGGCCCCAGGAGTCGTCCGGGGCGGAGCATTAATTTGCCAAGATTGCGGCCCAAAAATGTCTGAATATCCGCCGCCAGTACCTCTTCCGTCGGGACGGCCGTCTCCCCACACGACCTCCGAGAAACTTGTTTTGGTTGTGCCGCCACATCCGACAACGTGCGGACAAGCTGAGGGCAAGTCCACGTTCGCTCCTGGCGCGCCATCGCTTGAACTGTTGTCGCCAGCAGCAGCGAAGATTGCCATTCCGTTGGTGGTTGCGGCGGCCGAAGAAGCCTCTATGTCATTCGCTAAAATGGGAACGGTTTCCCACGCGCCCTCGTCCGAGCCCCAACTGATCGAAAGCACGTCGCATTGATCAGAGGCAGCGCGATTAATCGCCGCGGTAAAAGATTGGAAAGAATTCGGCGCCCAATACACTCTGATCGAAGGCATATGCCCCGTAGCATAGAAGTACGCGGCTGCTGCTACCTGAATGTCGAGGGCGACCTCACCGTCAGCATTCGGATCTGCCCCCGGCGCTCCCGGGCCGCCACCGTCGACCGATACGTCCGTAACCGAAATTCTGGGTAGCCCGTTCAACGTGGAAAATTGATCGAGATCACTCTGCGTCCAACTCCCTCCCAACTCCAAAATTCCAATCACGCCGCCCCCGGAAAGACCCGTGGGAAAGTTGTACGCGCGGCATAGGTCGGCAATCCGCCACGCAACGCTGGCCCGCGGCCGAATACCAACTGGTAGCGGCCATTTAATATACGGGTGACACATCAACGGGGCTGGGCGGTATCCATTGGTCATGTGCGATCTCCGGTGTCGGTTTTGAAAGGGCGCACCAATCGCGATCAGCCCCCACTCGTTTAGAGCACACTTGGAACTCATTTCCCGCGAAGGATGGCTAGACCACTTCTGATCTCGTCATGAATCTACCAACAGATCATTTCTTAGCAACA encodes:
- a CDS encoding S53 family peptidase, producing MTNGYRPAPLMCHPYIKWPLPVGIRPRASVAWRIADLCRAYNFPTGLSGGGVIGILELGGSWTQSDLDQFSTLNGLPRISVTDVSVDGGGPGAPGADPNADGEVALDIQVAAAAYFYATGHMPSIRVYWAPNSFQSFTAAINRAASDQCDVLSISWGSDEGAWETVPILANDIEASSAAATTNGMAIFAAAGDNSSSDGAPGANVDLPSACPHVVGCGGTTKTSFSEVVWGDGRPDGRGTGGGYSDIFGPQSWQINAPPRTTPGAGGRMVPDVAANADPNTGYLVVVNGTEVQIGGTSAVAPFYAGLFASFGRRLGWVAPKLWQNPNAFVDITQGSNGSYFAAIGPDPCTGLGVPNGTALRSLFSSAANSGQAFLSNVPNLKFEASPPIDSICSVYAMLKPILQVIIATPFLPANWKVVVNEFMGIMDTICKAGNAGVAPQAAGSLDVQVQAADSQVRSGLTSYLQSRSAVPAGLDLAGIPGQICPIYKKIKPILNAIKGLLPATWRLAIELAEEAFDQICGTAVGS